Proteins found in one Drosophila busckii strain San Diego stock center, stock number 13000-0081.31 chromosome 2R, ASM1175060v1, whole genome shotgun sequence genomic segment:
- the LOC108596938 gene encoding protein EFR3 homolog cmp44E isoform X2, translating into MALIRCCFEPPELELPEFFDGFIQKCTDPSCCCGCCSALRPRYKRLVDNIFPVNPEDGLVKSNMEKLTFYSLSSPDKLDRIGEYLYQKATKDINRKRYKLAEIAMEAMDQLLQACHAQTLNLFVESFLRMVQKLLEDSNPNLKIMATNSFVKFANINEDTPSYHRRYDFFISKFSSMCHSDSSDLRDSLRLAGIKGLQGVIRKTVSDDLVENIWEAQHMEKIVPSLLFNMQSGDMVPVEDASNVTPPVLAEEVLRELVGRASFGHIRSVLKPLLTHLDRHELWVPNTFAIHTFRIVMISIQPQYSYTVVETLMQHLDSNFKSSPRTRTSLAVVLSKIIAIAAGESVGPSALDIINNLLTHLRTSVSTTTEITAEESQYQEALINALGEFANHHPDYQKIEIMLFIMNTVPDLSKKSKGDQMLQNILLKSLLKVGTQYSTVSFEKAFPASFLQPLLRMARAPHDPTRIIVMQIFQALLDRHQNEQVLSTVSIKPYPALSQEPPSRSDIIFTHKYGANIMQALIDSMALSDRVDALSASYNTAALLIVEMSCSETVQEFLLFILGIQQVACTVDTLGAVHRCNLHAIAISLLVLISRVSGINNLLEYAQKIIEARREEAVYYLPPLLDAKKVSAKNLNLALPHLSIDKLALGECMQNAGMDAQRLNTGAPYMLNQTDNPGHRHSWVESVSANMTTRNSSADLTVYNGDVDSVNSSPGVCKKLLAPEYNFDAMKRALAEPTEAAKREQRERQMQIVRTFREGEFDELMRRTEPKHDLIQNRLNELFNSLAVERQLTQSDSKATQQHAQQEKPVYETKFPELFYY; encoded by the exons ATGGCTTTAATACGTTGCTGCTTTGAGCCACCAGAACTGGAGCTGCCCGAGTTTTTCGATGGCTTTATACAGAAATGCACAGATCCCAGTT gttgttgcggctgctgctcggcGCTGCGACCGCGCTACAAGCGGCTGGTTGACAACATCTTCCCAGTGAATCCAGAGGATGGCTTGGTCAAGTCCAATATGGAAAAGTTGACGTTCTACTCGCTCAGCTCACCGGACAAGCTGGATCGCATTGGCGAGTATTTGTACCAAAAGGCAACCAAGGATATAAATCGCAAGCGTTACAA GCTGGCTGAGATAGCTATGGAGGCTATGgaccagctgctgcaggcttGTCATGCGCAGACTTTGAACCTCTTTGTGGAATCTTTTCTACGCATGGTGCAAAAGCTGCTAGAGGATTCGAATCCGAATCTAAAGATAATGGCAACCAATTCG TTTGTGAAGTTTGCCAACATTAACGAGGACACGCCGTCTTATCACAGGCGCTACGACTTTTTCATATCGAAGTTCTCGTCCATGTGTCACAGCGACAGCTCGGATCTGCGTGATAGTCTGCGCTTGGCGGGCATTAAGGGTCTACAGGGTGTAATACGCAAAACAGTATCCGATGATCTGGTGGAGAACATTTGGGAGGCACAGCATATGGAGAAAATAGTGCCCTCGCTTTTGTTCAATATGCAG TCGGGCGACATGGTGCCCGTGGAGGATGCCAGCAATGTGACGCCACCCGTGCTCGCCGAGGAGGTGCTGCGTGAGCTTGTGGGCCGCGCCAGCTTTGGCCACATCCGCAGTGTGCTCAAGCCCTTGCTTAC TCATCTGGATCGCCATGAGTTGTGGGTGCCCAACACCTTTGCTATACACACATTCCGCATTGTGATGATTTCCATACAGCCGCAGTATTCCTACACAGTGGTGGAGACACTTATGCAGCATTTGGACAGCAATTTCAAGAGCTCGCCACGCACACGCACCTCGTTGGCAGTGGTGCTCTCCAAGATTATTGCCATTGCGGCTGGCGAGAGCGTGGGTCCCTCTGCCTTGGACATTATCAACAATCTACTGACGCATCTGCGCACCAGCGTTAGCACCACCACTGAAATAACAGCCGAGGAGTCGCAGTATCAGGAAGCGCTAATCAATGCGCTCGGCGAGTTTGCCAATCATCATCCGGACTATCAAAAGATTGAGATCATGCTGTTTATTATGAACACAGTGCCAGATCTTTCGAAGAAAAGCAAAGGCGATCAGATGCTGCAGAATATTCTGCTGAAATCACTGCTCAAGGTGGGCACCCAATACAGCACCGTGTCCTTCGAGAAGGCCTTTCCAGCCTCGTTTCTGCAGCCGTTGCTACGCATGGCGCGTGCACCACACGATCCCACGCGCATTATTGTAATGCAGATCTTCCAGGCGCTGCTCGATCGCCATCAAAACGAACAGGTGCTGAGCACAGTGAGCATTAAGCCGTATCCGGCGCTATCACAGGAGCCGCCTTCGCGCTCAGACATTATCTTTACACATAAATATGGCGCCAATATAATGCAGGCGCTGATCGATAGCATGGCACTGTCCGATCGCGTCGATGCGCTCTCGGCAAGCTACAACACGGCCGCTTTGCTAATTGTGGAAATGTCCTGCAGCGAAACAGTGCAAGAGTTCTTGCTGTTTATACTCGG CATACAGCAAGTTGCATGCACTGTGGACACTTTGGGCGCCGTGCATCGCTGCAATCTGCATGCCATTGCCATTTCGCTGCTGGTGCTGATTTCGCGCGTTAGTGGCATCAACAATCTGCTCGAATATGCACAAAAGATAATTGAAGCACGCCGCGAGGAGGCGGTTTACTATCTGCCCCCGCTGCTCGATGCCAAGAAGGTGTCTGCGAAGAACCTTAATCTAGCGCTGCCGCATTTATCCATCGATAAGCTTGCTTTGGGCGAGTGCATGCAGAACGCTGGCATGGATGCACAGCGTCTGAACACTGGTGCGCCCTATATGCTCAACCAGACCGATAATCCCGGACATCGTCACTCCTGGGTGGAATCTGTGAGCGCCAACATGACAACGCGCAATAGCTCCGCCGATTTGACAGTATATAATGGTGATGTGGACAGCGTGAATAGCTCGCCAGGCGTTTGCAAGAAGCTACTCGCACCAGAGTACAACTTTGATGCCATGAAGCGTGCGCTGGCCGAGCCCACCGAGGCGGCCAAGCGCGAGCAGCGTGAgcgacaaatgcaaatagtgCGCACCTTCCGTGAGGGTGAATTCGATGAGCTCATGCGACGCACAGAACCGAAG CACGATCTCATACAGAATCGTCTGAATGAACTCTTCAACTCGCTGGCCGTGGAGCGTCAATTAACGCAGAGCGACAGCAAAGCGACGCAGCAACATGCGCAGCAGGAGAAACCCGTCTATGAGACAAAGTTTCCGGAACTATTCTATTATTAA
- the LOC108596938 gene encoding protein EFR3 homolog cmp44E isoform X1, with amino-acid sequence MALIRCCFEPPELELPEFFDGFIQKCTDPSCCCGCCSALRPRYKRLVDNIFPVNPEDGLVKSNMEKLTFYSLSSPDKLDRIGEYLYQKATKDINRKRYKLAEIAMEAMDQLLQACHAQTLNLFVESFLRMVQKLLEDSNPNLKIMATNSFVKFANINEDTPSYHRRYDFFISKFSSMCHSDSSDLRDSLRLAGIKGLQGVIRKTVSDDLVENIWEAQHMEKIVPSLLFNMQFCVNVMFVKKNLMASGDMVPVEDASNVTPPVLAEEVLRELVGRASFGHIRSVLKPLLTHLDRHELWVPNTFAIHTFRIVMISIQPQYSYTVVETLMQHLDSNFKSSPRTRTSLAVVLSKIIAIAAGESVGPSALDIINNLLTHLRTSVSTTTEITAEESQYQEALINALGEFANHHPDYQKIEIMLFIMNTVPDLSKKSKGDQMLQNILLKSLLKVGTQYSTVSFEKAFPASFLQPLLRMARAPHDPTRIIVMQIFQALLDRHQNEQVLSTVSIKPYPALSQEPPSRSDIIFTHKYGANIMQALIDSMALSDRVDALSASYNTAALLIVEMSCSETVQEFLLFILGIQQVACTVDTLGAVHRCNLHAIAISLLVLISRVSGINNLLEYAQKIIEARREEAVYYLPPLLDAKKVSAKNLNLALPHLSIDKLALGECMQNAGMDAQRLNTGAPYMLNQTDNPGHRHSWVESVSANMTTRNSSADLTVYNGDVDSVNSSPGVCKKLLAPEYNFDAMKRALAEPTEAAKREQRERQMQIVRTFREGEFDELMRRTEPKHDLIQNRLNELFNSLAVERQLTQSDSKATQQHAQQEKPVYETKFPELFYY; translated from the exons ATGGCTTTAATACGTTGCTGCTTTGAGCCACCAGAACTGGAGCTGCCCGAGTTTTTCGATGGCTTTATACAGAAATGCACAGATCCCAGTT gttgttgcggctgctgctcggcGCTGCGACCGCGCTACAAGCGGCTGGTTGACAACATCTTCCCAGTGAATCCAGAGGATGGCTTGGTCAAGTCCAATATGGAAAAGTTGACGTTCTACTCGCTCAGCTCACCGGACAAGCTGGATCGCATTGGCGAGTATTTGTACCAAAAGGCAACCAAGGATATAAATCGCAAGCGTTACAA GCTGGCTGAGATAGCTATGGAGGCTATGgaccagctgctgcaggcttGTCATGCGCAGACTTTGAACCTCTTTGTGGAATCTTTTCTACGCATGGTGCAAAAGCTGCTAGAGGATTCGAATCCGAATCTAAAGATAATGGCAACCAATTCG TTTGTGAAGTTTGCCAACATTAACGAGGACACGCCGTCTTATCACAGGCGCTACGACTTTTTCATATCGAAGTTCTCGTCCATGTGTCACAGCGACAGCTCGGATCTGCGTGATAGTCTGCGCTTGGCGGGCATTAAGGGTCTACAGGGTGTAATACGCAAAACAGTATCCGATGATCTGGTGGAGAACATTTGGGAGGCACAGCATATGGAGAAAATAGTGCCCTCGCTTTTGTTCAATATGCAG TTTTGTGTAAACGTTATGTTTGTGAAGAAAAATTTAATGGCG TCGGGCGACATGGTGCCCGTGGAGGATGCCAGCAATGTGACGCCACCCGTGCTCGCCGAGGAGGTGCTGCGTGAGCTTGTGGGCCGCGCCAGCTTTGGCCACATCCGCAGTGTGCTCAAGCCCTTGCTTAC TCATCTGGATCGCCATGAGTTGTGGGTGCCCAACACCTTTGCTATACACACATTCCGCATTGTGATGATTTCCATACAGCCGCAGTATTCCTACACAGTGGTGGAGACACTTATGCAGCATTTGGACAGCAATTTCAAGAGCTCGCCACGCACACGCACCTCGTTGGCAGTGGTGCTCTCCAAGATTATTGCCATTGCGGCTGGCGAGAGCGTGGGTCCCTCTGCCTTGGACATTATCAACAATCTACTGACGCATCTGCGCACCAGCGTTAGCACCACCACTGAAATAACAGCCGAGGAGTCGCAGTATCAGGAAGCGCTAATCAATGCGCTCGGCGAGTTTGCCAATCATCATCCGGACTATCAAAAGATTGAGATCATGCTGTTTATTATGAACACAGTGCCAGATCTTTCGAAGAAAAGCAAAGGCGATCAGATGCTGCAGAATATTCTGCTGAAATCACTGCTCAAGGTGGGCACCCAATACAGCACCGTGTCCTTCGAGAAGGCCTTTCCAGCCTCGTTTCTGCAGCCGTTGCTACGCATGGCGCGTGCACCACACGATCCCACGCGCATTATTGTAATGCAGATCTTCCAGGCGCTGCTCGATCGCCATCAAAACGAACAGGTGCTGAGCACAGTGAGCATTAAGCCGTATCCGGCGCTATCACAGGAGCCGCCTTCGCGCTCAGACATTATCTTTACACATAAATATGGCGCCAATATAATGCAGGCGCTGATCGATAGCATGGCACTGTCCGATCGCGTCGATGCGCTCTCGGCAAGCTACAACACGGCCGCTTTGCTAATTGTGGAAATGTCCTGCAGCGAAACAGTGCAAGAGTTCTTGCTGTTTATACTCGG CATACAGCAAGTTGCATGCACTGTGGACACTTTGGGCGCCGTGCATCGCTGCAATCTGCATGCCATTGCCATTTCGCTGCTGGTGCTGATTTCGCGCGTTAGTGGCATCAACAATCTGCTCGAATATGCACAAAAGATAATTGAAGCACGCCGCGAGGAGGCGGTTTACTATCTGCCCCCGCTGCTCGATGCCAAGAAGGTGTCTGCGAAGAACCTTAATCTAGCGCTGCCGCATTTATCCATCGATAAGCTTGCTTTGGGCGAGTGCATGCAGAACGCTGGCATGGATGCACAGCGTCTGAACACTGGTGCGCCCTATATGCTCAACCAGACCGATAATCCCGGACATCGTCACTCCTGGGTGGAATCTGTGAGCGCCAACATGACAACGCGCAATAGCTCCGCCGATTTGACAGTATATAATGGTGATGTGGACAGCGTGAATAGCTCGCCAGGCGTTTGCAAGAAGCTACTCGCACCAGAGTACAACTTTGATGCCATGAAGCGTGCGCTGGCCGAGCCCACCGAGGCGGCCAAGCGCGAGCAGCGTGAgcgacaaatgcaaatagtgCGCACCTTCCGTGAGGGTGAATTCGATGAGCTCATGCGACGCACAGAACCGAAG CACGATCTCATACAGAATCGTCTGAATGAACTCTTCAACTCGCTGGCCGTGGAGCGTCAATTAACGCAGAGCGACAGCAAAGCGACGCAGCAACATGCGCAGCAGGAGAAACCCGTCTATGAGACAAAGTTTCCGGAACTATTCTATTATTAA
- the LOC108596938 gene encoding protein EFR3 homolog cmp44E isoform X3, with protein MPGCCGCCSALRPRYKRLVDNIFPVNPEDGLVKSNMEKLTFYSLSSPDKLDRIGEYLYQKATKDINRKRYKLAEIAMEAMDQLLQACHAQTLNLFVESFLRMVQKLLEDSNPNLKIMATNSFVKFANINEDTPSYHRRYDFFISKFSSMCHSDSSDLRDSLRLAGIKGLQGVIRKTVSDDLVENIWEAQHMEKIVPSLLFNMQFCVNVMFVKKNLMASGDMVPVEDASNVTPPVLAEEVLRELVGRASFGHIRSVLKPLLTHLDRHELWVPNTFAIHTFRIVMISIQPQYSYTVVETLMQHLDSNFKSSPRTRTSLAVVLSKIIAIAAGESVGPSALDIINNLLTHLRTSVSTTTEITAEESQYQEALINALGEFANHHPDYQKIEIMLFIMNTVPDLSKKSKGDQMLQNILLKSLLKVGTQYSTVSFEKAFPASFLQPLLRMARAPHDPTRIIVMQIFQALLDRHQNEQVLSTVSIKPYPALSQEPPSRSDIIFTHKYGANIMQALIDSMALSDRVDALSASYNTAALLIVEMSCSETVQEFLLFILGIQQVACTVDTLGAVHRCNLHAIAISLLVLISRVSGINNLLEYAQKIIEARREEAVYYLPPLLDAKKVSAKNLNLALPHLSIDKLALGECMQNAGMDAQRLNTGAPYMLNQTDNPGHRHSWVESVSANMTTRNSSADLTVYNGDVDSVNSSPGVCKKLLAPEYNFDAMKRALAEPTEAAKREQRERQMQIVRTFREGEFDELMRRTEPKHDLIQNRLNELFNSLAVERQLTQSDSKATQQHAQQEKPVYETKFPELFYY; from the exons ATGCCCG gttgttgcggctgctgctcggcGCTGCGACCGCGCTACAAGCGGCTGGTTGACAACATCTTCCCAGTGAATCCAGAGGATGGCTTGGTCAAGTCCAATATGGAAAAGTTGACGTTCTACTCGCTCAGCTCACCGGACAAGCTGGATCGCATTGGCGAGTATTTGTACCAAAAGGCAACCAAGGATATAAATCGCAAGCGTTACAA GCTGGCTGAGATAGCTATGGAGGCTATGgaccagctgctgcaggcttGTCATGCGCAGACTTTGAACCTCTTTGTGGAATCTTTTCTACGCATGGTGCAAAAGCTGCTAGAGGATTCGAATCCGAATCTAAAGATAATGGCAACCAATTCG TTTGTGAAGTTTGCCAACATTAACGAGGACACGCCGTCTTATCACAGGCGCTACGACTTTTTCATATCGAAGTTCTCGTCCATGTGTCACAGCGACAGCTCGGATCTGCGTGATAGTCTGCGCTTGGCGGGCATTAAGGGTCTACAGGGTGTAATACGCAAAACAGTATCCGATGATCTGGTGGAGAACATTTGGGAGGCACAGCATATGGAGAAAATAGTGCCCTCGCTTTTGTTCAATATGCAG TTTTGTGTAAACGTTATGTTTGTGAAGAAAAATTTAATGGCG TCGGGCGACATGGTGCCCGTGGAGGATGCCAGCAATGTGACGCCACCCGTGCTCGCCGAGGAGGTGCTGCGTGAGCTTGTGGGCCGCGCCAGCTTTGGCCACATCCGCAGTGTGCTCAAGCCCTTGCTTAC TCATCTGGATCGCCATGAGTTGTGGGTGCCCAACACCTTTGCTATACACACATTCCGCATTGTGATGATTTCCATACAGCCGCAGTATTCCTACACAGTGGTGGAGACACTTATGCAGCATTTGGACAGCAATTTCAAGAGCTCGCCACGCACACGCACCTCGTTGGCAGTGGTGCTCTCCAAGATTATTGCCATTGCGGCTGGCGAGAGCGTGGGTCCCTCTGCCTTGGACATTATCAACAATCTACTGACGCATCTGCGCACCAGCGTTAGCACCACCACTGAAATAACAGCCGAGGAGTCGCAGTATCAGGAAGCGCTAATCAATGCGCTCGGCGAGTTTGCCAATCATCATCCGGACTATCAAAAGATTGAGATCATGCTGTTTATTATGAACACAGTGCCAGATCTTTCGAAGAAAAGCAAAGGCGATCAGATGCTGCAGAATATTCTGCTGAAATCACTGCTCAAGGTGGGCACCCAATACAGCACCGTGTCCTTCGAGAAGGCCTTTCCAGCCTCGTTTCTGCAGCCGTTGCTACGCATGGCGCGTGCACCACACGATCCCACGCGCATTATTGTAATGCAGATCTTCCAGGCGCTGCTCGATCGCCATCAAAACGAACAGGTGCTGAGCACAGTGAGCATTAAGCCGTATCCGGCGCTATCACAGGAGCCGCCTTCGCGCTCAGACATTATCTTTACACATAAATATGGCGCCAATATAATGCAGGCGCTGATCGATAGCATGGCACTGTCCGATCGCGTCGATGCGCTCTCGGCAAGCTACAACACGGCCGCTTTGCTAATTGTGGAAATGTCCTGCAGCGAAACAGTGCAAGAGTTCTTGCTGTTTATACTCGG CATACAGCAAGTTGCATGCACTGTGGACACTTTGGGCGCCGTGCATCGCTGCAATCTGCATGCCATTGCCATTTCGCTGCTGGTGCTGATTTCGCGCGTTAGTGGCATCAACAATCTGCTCGAATATGCACAAAAGATAATTGAAGCACGCCGCGAGGAGGCGGTTTACTATCTGCCCCCGCTGCTCGATGCCAAGAAGGTGTCTGCGAAGAACCTTAATCTAGCGCTGCCGCATTTATCCATCGATAAGCTTGCTTTGGGCGAGTGCATGCAGAACGCTGGCATGGATGCACAGCGTCTGAACACTGGTGCGCCCTATATGCTCAACCAGACCGATAATCCCGGACATCGTCACTCCTGGGTGGAATCTGTGAGCGCCAACATGACAACGCGCAATAGCTCCGCCGATTTGACAGTATATAATGGTGATGTGGACAGCGTGAATAGCTCGCCAGGCGTTTGCAAGAAGCTACTCGCACCAGAGTACAACTTTGATGCCATGAAGCGTGCGCTGGCCGAGCCCACCGAGGCGGCCAAGCGCGAGCAGCGTGAgcgacaaatgcaaatagtgCGCACCTTCCGTGAGGGTGAATTCGATGAGCTCATGCGACGCACAGAACCGAAG CACGATCTCATACAGAATCGTCTGAATGAACTCTTCAACTCGCTGGCCGTGGAGCGTCAATTAACGCAGAGCGACAGCAAAGCGACGCAGCAACATGCGCAGCAGGAGAAACCCGTCTATGAGACAAAGTTTCCGGAACTATTCTATTATTAA